The Streptomyces sp. CG1 genome window below encodes:
- a CDS encoding exonuclease SbcCD subunit D, with amino-acid sequence MRFLHTSDWHLGRRFHTEDLIPAQEAFLDHLVDTARTEDVDAILVAGDIYDRAIPSLDAVRLFNRALHQLADLDVPIIMISGNHDSAHRLGVGSGLFARAGIHLRTDPATCDIPVLLADADGPVAVYGIPYLEPSMVRHQLEAEAASHHAVLTAALDRIHADLSSQQPAGTRSVVIAHAFVTPWTGQSEDQHVEESDSERDLSVGGVAHVGADVFDGIDYVALGHLHGSQKVTDRVHYSGSPLAYSFSEATHTKSLTLVDLTAPGTAPVLKRLPCPKPHRLERIEGLIDDLLTHPAHEHLKDAWLEVTLTDTALPFEAMARLRRRFPHTLSLKHQRPFIPAQATDTPTYTERLQGRSELDIACDFIADLRGTAPTPDEHALLQKAVDAARVNELQKETV; translated from the coding sequence ATGCGGTTTCTGCACACTTCGGACTGGCACCTGGGCCGCCGGTTCCACACAGAAGACCTGATCCCCGCCCAGGAAGCCTTCCTCGACCATCTGGTCGACACCGCCCGTACTGAGGACGTCGACGCGATCCTTGTGGCAGGCGACATCTACGACCGGGCCATCCCCAGCCTGGACGCCGTACGCCTGTTCAACCGCGCCCTGCACCAGCTCGCCGACCTCGACGTGCCGATCATCATGATCAGCGGAAATCACGACTCCGCGCACCGCCTCGGCGTCGGATCCGGCCTCTTCGCCCGTGCCGGGATTCACTTGAGGACCGACCCGGCCACCTGCGACATCCCCGTTCTCCTCGCGGATGCCGACGGCCCGGTCGCCGTGTACGGCATCCCCTACCTCGAACCGTCGATGGTGCGCCATCAACTGGAGGCGGAAGCCGCCTCCCACCACGCGGTGCTCACCGCAGCCCTGGACAGGATCCATGCCGACCTCAGCAGCCAGCAGCCGGCCGGGACCCGCTCAGTGGTCATCGCCCACGCCTTCGTCACCCCCTGGACCGGCCAGAGCGAGGACCAGCACGTAGAAGAGTCCGACAGCGAACGCGACCTCAGCGTCGGCGGGGTCGCCCACGTCGGCGCAGACGTCTTCGACGGCATCGACTACGTCGCTCTCGGCCATCTCCACGGCTCCCAGAAGGTCACCGACCGAGTCCACTACAGCGGCTCCCCGCTCGCCTACTCCTTCTCCGAGGCCACCCACACCAAGTCCCTCACCCTCGTCGACCTCACCGCCCCCGGTACAGCCCCCGTTCTCAAACGGCTGCCCTGCCCGAAGCCCCACCGCCTGGAACGCATCGAAGGCCTCATCGACGACCTGCTCACCCACCCCGCCCACGAACACCTGAAAGACGCCTGGCTCGAGGTCACACTCACCGACACCGCCCTGCCCTTCGAGGCCATGGCCCGCCTGCGCCGCCGCTTCCCCCACACCCTCAGCCTCAAGCACCAGCGTCCCTTCATCCCCGCCCAGGCCACCGACACCCCCACCTACACCGAACGCCTCCAAGGCCGCAGCGAACTCGACATCGCCTGCGACTTCATCGCCGACCTGCGCGGCACCGCACCCACCCCCGACGAACACGCCCTGCTCCAAAAGGCCGTCGACGCCGCCCGCGTGAACGAACTGCAGAAGGAAACCGTCTGA
- a CDS encoding TetR/AcrR family transcriptional regulator — MQAEATGRSRATALGETPVMGRPRDAKRAAAILDATLRLLTEVGYDQLSMEAVAARARVGKTTIYRRYRDKAALVAAAVDHRAGGTPPTTRSGDLRENLLATVQWLAQEIAEQEVGLLGALFAGIRSDPKLAATIRRILRRDEAAMTDQPLRKAVEHGEHLTPHAAELFAEVAPAVIAHRIVVTGETCGPRFLEHLVDDILLPLLHSR, encoded by the coding sequence GTGCAGGCGGAAGCAACAGGTCGGTCGCGAGCCACCGCTTTGGGCGAGACGCCTGTCATGGGCAGGCCGCGTGACGCGAAGCGTGCCGCTGCCATCCTCGATGCGACGCTGCGTCTGCTGACCGAGGTCGGCTACGACCAGCTGTCCATGGAGGCGGTCGCCGCTCGCGCCAGGGTGGGCAAGACGACGATCTACCGCCGCTACCGTGACAAGGCCGCGCTGGTCGCCGCGGCGGTCGACCATCGGGCGGGCGGTACTCCGCCAACCACCCGGTCAGGCGATCTCCGCGAGAATCTGCTGGCAACCGTGCAATGGCTGGCGCAGGAGATCGCCGAGCAGGAAGTCGGGCTGCTCGGCGCACTGTTCGCCGGCATACGCAGCGACCCGAAGCTCGCCGCGACAATACGGCGCATTCTGCGGCGCGATGAGGCGGCGATGACCGACCAGCCGCTGCGCAAGGCGGTCGAGCACGGCGAACACCTGACGCCGCACGCCGCCGAACTGTTCGCCGAGGTCGCCCCGGCCGTCATCGCGCACCGGATCGTCGTCACCGGCGAGACATGCGGCCCACGCTTCCTCGAGCACCTCGTCGACGACATTCTCCTGCCGCTGCTGCACAGCCGCTGA
- a CDS encoding MFS transporter codes for MRKWWPLVAVCLGSFMLLVDVTIVTVALPDMAHSLKASFAGMQWALNIYALALAMLLIGAGSLADRVGHRKLYVAGLALFALASLACGLAPNAGFLIVARGVQGVGGAAMFVTTLALIGTAYEGRARGLAIGIWAAVGGAAAAVGPMLGGLLTEYLDWRAIFFVNLPVSAVGIALTLVVVGEPERPGSKRLDVMGTATFGVCAGALTFGLNRADADGWTSSTALGLFALAVAALVAFVATERGRPNPLIDLKLLRNVSFVSVMLGAVAMSAAFSCLVYTSVWLQGVLGLSPVRAGLALVPLAATAFVASTLAGRLLHDVTPRLTIGIGLLLIGAGCALQTVLGANSTSTALIPGLIVTGVGVGITGMSLSAAALGAVSAQQAGMAAGALNTFRQLGYALGVAVLGVVFRSGAEAKLHGRTADAHAAATAVSDGSAPHLPVFRVAAAHALVEVYCVSAALGVLAGLLALLFVRGSGPAPEPATAGEPEPAVRA; via the coding sequence ATGCGTAAGTGGTGGCCGCTGGTGGCGGTCTGCCTCGGATCGTTCATGCTGCTGGTCGACGTCACGATCGTGACGGTCGCGCTGCCCGACATGGCGCACAGCCTGAAGGCGTCGTTCGCCGGCATGCAGTGGGCGCTCAACATCTACGCCCTGGCCCTGGCCATGCTTCTGATCGGCGCGGGATCGCTCGCCGACCGCGTCGGGCACCGGAAGCTGTACGTGGCCGGGCTGGCGCTGTTCGCGCTCGCCTCGCTCGCCTGCGGACTGGCGCCCAATGCCGGGTTTCTCATCGTCGCGCGCGGCGTGCAGGGGGTGGGCGGCGCGGCGATGTTCGTGACGACGCTGGCGCTGATCGGCACGGCGTACGAGGGCCGGGCCCGGGGCCTGGCGATCGGCATCTGGGCCGCGGTCGGCGGTGCCGCCGCGGCGGTCGGCCCGATGCTCGGCGGGCTGCTGACCGAGTACCTCGACTGGCGGGCGATCTTCTTTGTGAACCTGCCGGTCAGCGCCGTGGGCATCGCGCTGACCCTGGTGGTGGTCGGCGAGCCCGAGCGCCCGGGGTCCAAGCGCCTCGATGTCATGGGCACAGCCACCTTCGGCGTGTGTGCGGGCGCGCTCACGTTCGGCCTGAACCGGGCCGACGCCGACGGCTGGACGTCCTCCACGGCGCTCGGCTTGTTCGCCCTGGCTGTGGCCGCCCTTGTCGCGTTCGTCGCCACCGAGCGGGGACGTCCGAACCCGCTGATCGATCTGAAGCTGTTGCGCAATGTGTCGTTCGTCAGCGTCATGCTCGGCGCCGTCGCCATGTCCGCCGCGTTCTCCTGCCTGGTCTACACCTCGGTATGGCTCCAGGGAGTGCTCGGGCTGAGTCCGGTGCGGGCCGGTCTGGCGCTGGTCCCCCTGGCCGCGACGGCGTTCGTGGCCTCCACGCTGGCCGGCCGGCTGCTGCATGACGTCACACCCCGGCTGACGATCGGCATCGGGCTGCTGCTCATCGGAGCGGGCTGTGCTCTGCAGACCGTCCTCGGCGCAAACTCCACCTCCACGGCGCTGATTCCCGGCCTCATCGTCACCGGCGTGGGCGTGGGCATCACCGGGATGTCCCTGAGCGCGGCCGCGCTGGGCGCGGTGTCCGCGCAGCAGGCGGGCATGGCGGCCGGCGCGCTCAACACCTTCCGCCAGCTCGGCTACGCGCTGGGCGTGGCCGTCCTGGGCGTGGTGTTCCGCAGCGGCGCGGAGGCGAAACTGCACGGCCGCACGGCCGACGCACACGCGGCCGCCACCGCGGTGAGCGACGGCAGCGCGCCCCACCTGCCGGTGTTCCGCGTCGCGGCCGCGCACGCCCTGGTCGAGGTCTACTGCGTCTCGGCGGCACTGGGGGTGCTCGCCGGCCTGCTGGCGCTGCTCTTCGTCCGCGGTTCCGGGCCGGCACCCGAGCCCGCGACGGCTGGCGAGCCGGAGCCCGCTGTCCGGGCATGA
- a CDS encoding ester cyclase, translated as MATTAEANKAVIRRLYEEVVNQGKYDLVAEEITSPDAVMHDALFSGHTGAEVIRLTWRALHESFSELHFTVEEMVAEGDLVAVRGTMTGTHSGTFRDRQATGGTIALRSYVFYRLRDGLITEIWPLSDQAGLRDRMEQLSRAPGKAQEERD; from the coding sequence ATGGCCACAACCGCAGAAGCCAACAAGGCCGTGATCCGGCGCCTGTACGAGGAGGTGGTGAACCAGGGGAAGTACGACCTGGTCGCGGAAGAGATCACATCCCCCGACGCCGTCATGCACGACGCCCTCTTCAGCGGGCACACCGGCGCCGAGGTGATCCGGCTCACCTGGCGGGCGTTGCACGAATCGTTCAGTGAACTGCACTTCACCGTCGAGGAGATGGTCGCCGAGGGCGACCTGGTGGCCGTACGCGGCACCATGACCGGCACCCACTCGGGGACATTCCGAGACCGGCAAGCCACTGGCGGGACCATCGCTCTGCGCTCCTACGTCTTCTACCGGCTCCGGGACGGTCTGATCACCGAGATCTGGCCCTTGTCCGACCAGGCCGGCCTACGAGACCGCATGGAGCAGCTGAGCCGAGCCCCCGGGAAGGCGCAGGAAGAGCGCGACTGA
- a CDS encoding Lrp/AsnC family transcriptional regulator, with amino-acid sequence MESVSMDEVDRGLLHAFQLDGRAPFSKIAEVLGVSERTIARRYQRLRTSGVLRVVGTVDGARLGYHSWTIRLQCTPDAAGSVAAALARRADTFWVHLLSGGTEISCTTQTPTPEERDALLLQKLPRTHRVVSVTAHSMLHVFAKPIGWAALSSLSPEQAEKLRPPTPAQADDEPPVLTEADEALLDVLSRDGRATYAELSAVTRWSESTVKRRMDQLRHSGVLSYMIDIPPEVLGYRAEARLWMSVAPSDLVSVANTLAQHPEVSFAAVTTGSTNLMAAVICRDTRDLYRYLTERIPVLDAVRHLETAPVIRTVKRAGAVLPI; translated from the coding sequence ATGGAATCCGTCTCCATGGACGAGGTCGACCGGGGCCTCCTGCACGCCTTCCAGCTCGACGGACGGGCCCCCTTCAGCAAGATCGCCGAAGTACTCGGCGTGTCCGAGCGCACCATCGCCCGCCGCTACCAACGGCTGCGCACGAGCGGCGTGCTGCGCGTCGTCGGCACGGTCGACGGGGCCCGGCTCGGCTACCACTCGTGGACGATCCGGCTGCAGTGCACCCCTGACGCCGCCGGCTCCGTCGCCGCGGCCCTCGCCCGCCGGGCCGACACCTTCTGGGTACATCTGCTGTCCGGCGGCACCGAGATCTCCTGCACCACCCAGACACCGACGCCCGAGGAACGCGACGCCCTGCTCCTGCAGAAGCTGCCGCGCACCCATCGCGTCGTCTCCGTCACCGCCCATTCGATGCTGCACGTGTTCGCCAAACCGATCGGCTGGGCCGCCCTCAGCAGCCTCTCGCCCGAACAAGCCGAGAAACTACGGCCCCCCACGCCCGCGCAGGCCGACGACGAGCCGCCCGTCCTCACCGAGGCCGACGAGGCCCTGCTCGACGTCCTGTCCCGGGACGGCCGGGCCACGTACGCGGAGCTGTCGGCCGTCACCCGCTGGTCGGAGTCGACGGTAAAGCGCCGCATGGACCAGCTGCGCCACTCAGGAGTGCTCTCGTACATGATCGACATCCCGCCGGAGGTGCTCGGCTACCGGGCCGAGGCCCGGCTGTGGATGTCCGTGGCGCCGTCCGACCTCGTCTCAGTCGCGAACACCCTCGCCCAGCACCCCGAAGTGTCGTTCGCAGCCGTCACCACCGGAAGCACCAATCTCATGGCCGCGGTCATCTGCCGGGACACCCGCGACCTCTACCGCTACCTGACCGAACGCATCCCGGTCCTGGACGCCGTACGCCATCTCGAAACCGCCCCGGTCATCCGCACCGTGAAACGAGCCGGAGCGGTACTACCGATCTGA
- a CDS encoding TIGR03621 family F420-dependent LLM class oxidoreductase, with the protein MAVPERRADIPPFRFGVVLTPDPDRKTWQERCRLAERLGYDTLLVPDHLGTAAPFPSLMAAAEVTERPRLGTFVLNAGLWNPVLLARETATAFRLLEGRLEAGLGTGYVRAECEQAGLPWRTPGGRAAHLADVLRHITGATGPRPPVLVGGSGRRLLELAAEHADTAGFVPGTRSSAPGRAPRLFSPGELQERVDFLRLRARERTQRTAPLELNVFVHHVEITTDRRGAAEAWTGTGLSTEQVLGLPTVLLGSTAELAALLREHRDRFGFSYITVRETAMEVFAPVVESLRGV; encoded by the coding sequence ATGGCCGTCCCCGAACGCCGGGCGGACATACCGCCGTTCCGTTTCGGCGTGGTGCTGACACCGGATCCGGACCGCAAGACATGGCAGGAGCGGTGCCGGCTCGCGGAGCGGCTGGGCTACGACACCCTGCTGGTACCCGACCATCTGGGGACGGCCGCGCCGTTCCCCTCCCTCATGGCCGCCGCCGAGGTCACCGAGCGTCCCCGCCTGGGCACCTTCGTCCTGAACGCCGGACTGTGGAACCCGGTGCTGCTCGCACGGGAGACGGCCACCGCCTTCCGGCTCCTCGAGGGGCGCCTGGAAGCGGGCCTCGGCACCGGCTATGTGCGGGCCGAGTGCGAACAGGCGGGCCTGCCCTGGCGCACGCCGGGCGGGCGCGCCGCGCACCTGGCGGACGTACTGCGGCACATCACCGGAGCAACGGGCCCCCGGCCTCCGGTACTCGTCGGAGGCAGCGGCCGGCGACTGCTGGAACTGGCCGCCGAGCACGCCGACACGGCGGGATTCGTGCCCGGCACCCGCAGCTCCGCTCCCGGCCGCGCCCCACGGCTGTTCAGCCCCGGGGAACTGCAGGAACGGGTGGACTTCCTGCGCCTGCGAGCCCGGGAGCGGACGCAGCGGACGGCACCGCTGGAGCTGAACGTCTTCGTCCACCACGTGGAGATCACCACGGACCGGCGCGGGGCGGCCGAGGCGTGGACGGGCACCGGCTTGAGCACCGAACAGGTGCTGGGCCTGCCCACCGTACTGCTCGGCAGCACCGCTGAACTCGCGGCGCTGCTGCGCGAACACCGGGACAGGTTCGGCTTCTCGTACATCACGGTGCGCGAGACGGCCATGGAGGTCTTCGCGCCGGTCGTGGAGTCCCTGCGGGGTGTGTGA
- a CDS encoding nitroreductase/quinone reductase family protein: MSDTLAWNRKIIEEFRANKGKVGGRFENALLLLLTTTGARTRLPRTSPLACLPDGDRYIVFATNAGYDRNPDWYHNLVAHPEVTVEVGEETFAAIATVVTGEEHDELYARQVALYPRFGEYPKQTRRTIPVIALRQAP; encoded by the coding sequence ATGAGTGACACGCTGGCCTGGAACCGGAAGATCATCGAGGAGTTCCGCGCCAACAAGGGCAAGGTGGGCGGCCGTTTCGAGAACGCGCTCCTCCTGCTGCTCACGACCACCGGCGCGCGAACCCGGCTGCCGCGCACCTCGCCGCTGGCCTGCCTCCCCGACGGGGACCGCTACATCGTCTTCGCCACCAACGCCGGCTACGACCGCAACCCCGACTGGTACCACAACCTCGTGGCCCACCCGGAGGTGACGGTGGAAGTCGGCGAGGAGACCTTCGCCGCCATCGCCACGGTCGTCACCGGAGAGGAACACGACGAGCTGTATGCGCGTCAGGTGGCGCTCTACCCGCGCTTCGGCGAGTATCCGAAACAGACCCGCCGGACCATACCCGTCATCGCGCTACGGCAGGCCCCCTGA
- a CDS encoding NADP-dependent oxidoreductase, producing MRAVSVTSFGGPDVLEVTDVPVPALGKGKVRVRVAAAPVHPLDLVVRSGGMGPRLPQGPRYVLGADFAGTVAAVGPGVCGFTFGQSVVGMSNWPETKAGAQAEFVTLPEAQLAPAPTGVQLATAATLPLNALTAVQALDILGLPEGSRLAVTGAGGGVGGFAVELARGRGLDVVGVASAQDGKFLTRLDATFVPRSDDPAAALRKAVPDGVDGLLDCAAIGAPVLAAVRDGGTFVAVKPPAPPAAERDIRVGLVLARADAAQLRELVALVEAGRLTLREPRTLPLEKAAEAHTAFAAGGLRGGVVLVPHE from the coding sequence ATGCGAGCGGTAAGCGTCACCTCTTTCGGCGGTCCCGATGTCCTGGAGGTCACCGACGTTCCGGTGCCCGCACTCGGCAAGGGGAAGGTGCGGGTCCGCGTGGCGGCCGCGCCAGTCCACCCCCTCGATCTCGTCGTGCGCTCCGGGGGCATGGGGCCGCGGCTGCCCCAAGGCCCCCGCTATGTGCTCGGCGCCGACTTCGCAGGCACCGTGGCCGCGGTCGGTCCCGGCGTTTGCGGATTCACCTTCGGCCAGAGCGTGGTCGGCATGTCCAACTGGCCGGAGACCAAGGCCGGCGCCCAAGCCGAGTTCGTCACCCTGCCCGAGGCCCAACTGGCCCCCGCACCCACCGGAGTACAGCTGGCCACGGCCGCCACGCTGCCCCTGAACGCCCTGACCGCCGTACAGGCCCTGGACATACTCGGCCTCCCCGAGGGGAGCAGGCTCGCGGTCACCGGGGCCGGCGGCGGCGTAGGCGGCTTCGCCGTGGAACTCGCCCGCGGGCGCGGCCTCGACGTCGTGGGCGTCGCCTCCGCCCAGGACGGGAAGTTCCTCACCCGTCTCGACGCCACGTTCGTCCCACGCTCCGACGATCCGGCCGCGGCCCTCCGCAAGGCCGTCCCCGACGGCGTGGACGGACTGCTCGACTGCGCCGCGATCGGCGCCCCCGTGCTGGCGGCCGTACGCGACGGCGGCACCTTCGTCGCCGTCAAGCCCCCGGCGCCACCCGCCGCCGAGCGGGACATACGGGTCGGGCTCGTCCTGGCCCGCGCGGACGCAGCTCAGCTGCGCGAGCTGGTCGCCCTGGTCGAGGCCGGGCGGCTCACGCTGCGGGAGCCCAGGACCCTGCCGCTGGAGAAGGCGGCCGAGGCACACACGGCGTTCGCCGCGGGAGGCCTGCGCGGTGGAGTGGTGCTGGTGCCCCATGAGTGA
- a CDS encoding FAD-dependent oxidoreductase — protein sequence MSDAQVPVLIVGGGMSGLAAALFLRQQGIDCRVVERNTTVSQLLRSTHVSPRTMELFRTLGIEHQVREVAEKFVLGKYWSARDLPPRHLPRAILRARSLADVVQGDVVVMAEGGNDFHDIGPSEAVWCGQDKVEPVMLAEALRRGARIDFHTELSSFTQDADGVTATVRDRATGAVSTVRAGYLIAADGAHGSVRTTLGIERRGRGTLGHVLNVLFKADLDAVLGGRRFMILYLTDPGAPGMLFKLDDQRWILGVFGDPRELDADKLSHEECAALIRRATGEPELPVDVQTAMGWWIGHGIADRYRAGRVFLAGDACHVLPPTGGFGANVGVQDAGNLAWKLAGVLHGWAGEELLDTYEAERRPVGRATIDQALMRHMRWSDPDDTTPRDERDQTVVTTAYRYSSPAVAGPAHGEVLGHELCIDGRPGMRVPHAWLTVDGRRRSTVDLPGETFVLLTGGGAGWAEAARSAAGRLGVPLRVCGDGEARVRRAVGITERGALLVRPDGFVAWRCEDGPVDGGALHEVLTTILARR from the coding sequence ATGTCAGACGCTCAGGTCCCGGTGTTGATCGTGGGAGGCGGCATGTCCGGCCTCGCCGCGGCTCTCTTCCTCCGGCAGCAGGGCATCGACTGCCGGGTGGTCGAGCGCAATACGACCGTCTCCCAGCTGCTGCGCTCCACCCATGTCAGTCCGCGCACCATGGAACTCTTCCGCACCCTGGGCATCGAGCACCAGGTGCGCGAAGTGGCGGAGAAGTTCGTCCTCGGCAAGTACTGGTCCGCCCGCGATCTGCCGCCGCGCCATCTTCCCCGCGCCATTCTGCGCGCCCGCTCCTTGGCCGACGTGGTCCAGGGCGACGTCGTCGTCATGGCCGAGGGGGGGAACGACTTCCACGACATCGGCCCCTCGGAGGCCGTCTGGTGCGGGCAGGACAAGGTCGAGCCGGTCATGCTCGCCGAGGCCCTGCGGCGCGGCGCCCGTATCGACTTCCACACCGAGCTGTCGTCGTTCACCCAGGACGCCGACGGGGTGACCGCCACCGTTCGCGACCGGGCCACCGGTGCGGTCTCCACCGTGCGGGCCGGGTACCTGATCGCCGCCGACGGGGCGCACGGGTCGGTCCGCACGACGCTCGGCATCGAGCGGCGCGGCCGGGGCACCCTCGGTCACGTGCTCAACGTGCTCTTCAAGGCGGACCTCGACGCGGTGCTCGGCGGTCGGCGCTTCATGATCCTCTATCTGACCGATCCGGGGGCGCCCGGCATGCTGTTCAAACTGGACGACCAGCGCTGGATCCTCGGCGTCTTCGGCGACCCCAGGGAACTCGACGCGGACAAGCTGAGCCACGAGGAGTGCGCCGCGCTCATCCGCAGGGCCACCGGGGAGCCGGAGCTGCCCGTTGACGTGCAGACGGCCATGGGCTGGTGGATCGGCCACGGAATCGCCGACCGCTACCGGGCAGGACGGGTCTTCCTGGCCGGCGATGCCTGTCATGTCCTGCCCCCCACGGGCGGTTTCGGTGCCAACGTCGGTGTCCAGGACGCGGGCAACCTGGCCTGGAAGCTGGCCGGGGTGCTGCACGGCTGGGCGGGCGAGGAACTCCTCGACACCTACGAGGCCGAGCGCCGCCCCGTCGGCCGGGCCACCATCGACCAGGCGTTGATGCGGCACATGCGCTGGAGCGACCCGGACGACACCACGCCGCGCGACGAGCGGGACCAGACCGTCGTCACCACTGCCTACCGGTACTCCTCACCGGCTGTCGCAGGCCCCGCCCACGGCGAGGTTCTCGGGCACGAGTTGTGCATCGACGGACGTCCGGGGATGCGCGTGCCGCACGCCTGGCTGACGGTCGACGGCCGCCGGAGGTCGACGGTGGACCTGCCCGGCGAGACCTTCGTCCTGCTGACCGGCGGCGGCGCCGGATGGGCGGAGGCCGCGCGCTCGGCCGCCGGGCGACTGGGTGTCCCGCTGCGGGTGTGCGGCGACGGGGAGGCTCGTGTCCGGCGGGCCGTCGGTATCACGGAGCGGGGTGCGCTGCTCGTGCGGCCGGACGGTTTCGTGGCGTGGCGCTGCGAGGACGGCCCCGTGGACGGCGGCGCCCTGCACGAGGTGCTGACCACGATCCTGGCACGTCGCTGA
- a CDS encoding antibiotic biosynthesis monooxygenase, producing the protein MTHISISPENGYYTTINIFRTTPENQRALADTLAGADGMLREHPGFVGAAVHVSHDGATVVSYVQWEKEDAFHAMRQHPEAQGHFHTVKDLVSSVDSIACSVTYTHDKS; encoded by the coding sequence ATGACCCACATCTCCATCTCCCCAGAGAACGGCTACTACACGACCATCAACATCTTCCGGACCACGCCCGAGAACCAGCGGGCCCTGGCCGACACCCTCGCCGGCGCGGACGGCATGCTGCGCGAGCACCCGGGGTTCGTCGGGGCAGCCGTCCATGTGAGCCACGACGGCGCCACGGTCGTCAGCTATGTGCAGTGGGAAAAGGAGGACGCCTTCCATGCCATGCGCCAACACCCCGAAGCACAGGGGCACTTCCACACGGTGAAGGACCTCGTCAGCTCCGTCGACTCCATCGCCTGCAGTGTCACCTACACCCACGACAAGTCCTAG
- a CDS encoding SDR family NAD(P)-dependent oxidoreductase yields MNIDLSERTALVTGTASGTGYAIAEALARAGAKVVIADRSRSHALSTVDRLCETTGAVDITGVVTDIATPDGVEDLAAAVPDVDILVNNVVVSATPLVLDVPDSEWRRFFETSVLAKIRLVRRYLPGMVRRGWGRVIFVSGGSLVQTSLETVHYGLVKSAHLSVARALAQSVAGTGVTVNSVLPGLTDPGGSDPAADRTGLGLRPPTAPLPGRLVQPCEVAGLVLYAVSDYGGATTGAALRLDCGAVPFLVP; encoded by the coding sequence GTGAACATCGATCTGAGCGAACGCACCGCCCTGGTCACCGGCACCGCCTCCGGGACCGGATACGCGATCGCGGAAGCCCTCGCCAGGGCCGGCGCCAAGGTGGTCATCGCCGACCGGAGCAGATCCCACGCCCTGTCGACGGTGGACCGCCTGTGCGAGACCACCGGCGCCGTGGACATCACAGGCGTCGTCACCGACATCGCCACCCCCGACGGGGTCGAGGACCTGGCGGCCGCCGTCCCGGACGTGGACATACTCGTCAACAACGTGGTCGTCTCGGCGACACCACTCGTCCTCGACGTCCCCGACAGCGAATGGCGGCGGTTCTTCGAGACCAGCGTGCTGGCGAAGATCCGGCTGGTGCGCCGGTATCTGCCGGGCATGGTCCGGCGCGGCTGGGGCCGGGTAATCTTCGTCAGCGGCGGGTCACTGGTCCAGACGTCGCTGGAGACCGTGCACTACGGACTCGTGAAGTCAGCTCATCTGTCGGTGGCCCGGGCACTCGCGCAGTCCGTCGCGGGGACGGGCGTCACGGTCAACTCCGTCCTGCCCGGCCTGACGGACCCCGGCGGCAGCGACCCCGCCGCCGACCGCACAGGCCTTGGACTCCGCCCGCCCACCGCCCCGTTACCGGGCCGGCTCGTCCAACCATGCGAGGTGGCCGGCCTCGTGCTCTACGCCGTCTCCGACTACGGCGGGGCCACCACCGGAGCCGCACTGCGGCTGGACTGCGGCGCGGTGCCGTTCCTGGTGCCCTGA